Proteins co-encoded in one Nicotiana sylvestris chromosome 7, ASM39365v2, whole genome shotgun sequence genomic window:
- the LOC138873021 gene encoding uncharacterized protein, translating into MDSASAIPFHSLASSVTMFNGLNFSEWREQVQFYLGVMDLDLALLNDKPAAITDSSSADEKSFYKAWERSNRLSLMFMRMNIANNIKSTIPQTESAMEYLTFVEERFRSADKSLAGTLMAELTTMKFDGSRSMQNHIIEMTNIAARLQTLGMKVDDSFLVQFILNSLPPEYGPF; encoded by the exons ATGGATTctgcttcag CTATTCCTTTTCATTCGCTTGCTTCGTCTGTTACTATGTTCAATGGATTGAACTTCTCTGAATGGCGTGAACAAGTCCAGTTCTACTTAGGTGTGATGGATCTTGACTTGGCTCTGCTGAATGATAAGCCCGCTGCCATTACTGATTCGAGCAGTGCGGATGAGAAGTCTTTCTATAAAGCATGGGAACGTTCTAACAGGCTAAGCCTTATGTTTATGCGAATGAATATTGCCAACAACATTAAGAGTACTATTCCACAAACAGAAAGTGCCATGGAATACCTGACGTTTGTGGAAGAACGTTTTCGTTCTGCAGATAAGTCTCTCGCTGGTACACTAATGGCTGAACTCACGACCATGAAGTTTGATGGGTCGCGTAGTATGCAAAACCATATCATCGAGATGACTAACATTGCAGCAAGACTTCAGACCTTGGGGATGAAAGTGGATGACTCCTTCTTGGTTCAGTTTATTCTGAACTCGTTACCTCCTGAGTATGGACCTTTTTAA